ataatttagccATCCAGAAAATTATCTATAAAAATTAAACCTGTGATAATCTGGGAAGAactatgaaaaattttaatattctcccccccccccccccctttaaATTGGTCGAAAGTTTTGAAAAGATCGAAGAAAGCAAAAGCAGCTATCTATGATGGTCCTATAAGGAACTATCCATTAAAATTGTAAGAGTTGAAAAAAGCAGAAACAAAACACaacttaacccttaagtggattattcaaactgcaagtttaaactaataattgtttaatatatgtgaatgtaattatttgaaaatttatgtaatcctttattagttcattattttttagatGCTTCAAAGGAAAGggtatttccatttaccaatttagtaaaaatcaacattaggtaaaataattcagttgagattgagagtccacttacgtGAAAGTTAGAACATTGGGGGTGTTCCGAACAACTGTAACAGTTTCATGGAGACctgtaaaaaatttaaatactcTGTTCCGTTTAAAAGAAGCGGAAATAGAAGACAAATTAACTTCGAGACGAACGTTGAAGAACAGTGAAGAACTGTCCAtgagaaatttaaatattccGTTTGAACGAGACGAAGGGTCCGCAAGGGTTGAAGAAACCGAGACAGATATTTCGTCGCGATACAATAAAATCGATGTCTCGAAGGATAAGGGACGCTTTCGATGGTTTAGGAAAGTTGTTCCATCTGGAAGATCCCGCGGATGGCGGAAGAACGAGTTACTCGGTTCCGCCTTTACACTCCGCAATCTACTTGATGATAGAACTTAATAAAACAAATCCCGCTGCGTAAACAACGAAGGAGGAGACTCGAAGTCGACGTCATTCAGACAACAGCGAGTTTTCCTCGGTCGTCGGATCGGCGTGGTTTTCATCCAGCGAACGACGACGGAGGATACCGCGTTGTCTTGAGCTCGAATACCATTAGATAAGATCAATATTGCTCAAAATACGCTGGAAGTTTAACGCGAGCACATTACACGGCATTTATATCATGAATATTCCGCCCGGGGCTCCTTCTTCCCTCTTTTCGTTCTCTTCTTCCCTTGCACCCTTGTTATCTCGCGTTTCGACTTTGTACAAGCGGCTACGGTGTCGCCAAAACAGAGACTCCTTTATCTCCCGCTGAATGGCGGCTGGtaatttcgggttcgaatcgatTCCACCAACCCTTTACCCTTTTTTCCACGTTaaattacgatttaattccacatCCCGTGTGCTACAAACACTGTATCAGAAAATGTCAAAAGTGAATTTATTTAAATGATGACCTAATAATAACGCCTCTGTGTAAATCTACCCCAACCCCTAGCGAAAGAACGATGCATGAGTTATCGCGAAAATAAATCCCGAAGCCACACACACACGACACGCAACAGCTCGCAACCGACTTTGATCGAGCTCTCGATCTCCATTTTCGTATTGCAGGCTACTTCGCTGTTTGCAGCCCtgaagcagcagcaacagcaaccaCGCGACAGCGTTCCTCCGTCGAGGGAGCGCGAGAATCGGGAACGAGATCGGTTGTCGGTCCGCGGTCGTGAGAGCAACAGGAACAACGAGATCTGCGGCGGTGCTGTCGACCAGCatcagcaacaacagcagcagcagcaacaacaggacCTCACGATCGAGTACCAGAGCAATGGGAAGCTCAGTCCCGCTGGGCACGCAGTGACAACAGCACCCATGACCCAGCAAAAGCAGCCTATCATCACGCAGCAATCGCAACAGCCCAGTTCCGGGGCGCCTGGTCCCCAACCGAGTCCCCATCAGAGCCCACAGGCCCCTCAGAGGGGTTCGCCGCCGAATCCTTCGCAGGGTCCTCCTCCTGGAGGACCGCCAGGGGCACCACCCTCTCAGAATCCCTCGCAGATGATGCTCAGCCCGGCGAGCGGCATCCATCAGATGCAACAGCTTCTGCAACAACACATACTCAGCCCCACGCAACTGCAATCATTCATGCAGCAACACACGCTATACTtgcagcaacaacagcaacagcaccATCAGGTACGTCCTCGGTAACGTCTCTGTTGCTCGTCCCTTTGTGTTTATTCTTTTGCTGGTGATCATTTTGATGCACCATTGCTGGGACAGATGTTAAGGCAAATGGCAGAGACGcaaagtatatttttattttatttaatgctACGTATTAGGCTTCATTTATGCGTTAACCATGGAGGCACATTCATTTTGTATCGAAAAGTTGCGACTGCATTGGAACAGAATCTAATAGGAAATTGTGTACCCATCCAATTTTGAATAATTGTAAATTGGAAAGAGAGTTTATTTCATAGAAGCAGTTTCTGTTGTTCATGATACAAAAATTTGTTGAACACCTTTTTACATATATTTGTCTTATATTTTGGGTCCATATATTCTCTCATCAATTCTACATTAATTTTTCGTCGTCCATAACGTATATGTAATTCCCTCTCTCCAGAGATTTTTACAACACACTGTTGGACATATTTCAAAGTTTTTGTACGTTGTCTATTTTCGAATTTACAATAGTTAATTCGATTCTAACGTTATACGAAAGTATCAGAACCTAAAGGGCgttaagaataaataaatatttttgaattaCCCCTTTCACGATCAGTCTTGTTAGCGGGGGCGATTGAAATTTAGGGTGACGCGTTGAAGCATCGATCAACTTCGATTACTTTCTATTGTTACAGGACTCCTTGGAACATGCGTCGAACCAGGACCGATTCGGCTACTTTTCGTCCCTAAAAGACGTGAGTATTTCAATTCTTTCGAATCTCATTGTGAAAGTTCCAGCAACGTGGGTGGAGGAATCTCGGGTTTCGTTGCTCGTTCTTCCGCGTTTATTGTGCCCGGTCCTTCAAAGTACATTAGCGAAGTTTGTCCTTTTTATCGAGTAAGCATTGCATCTTGGCATAGTTAAACATCTTTCAGATACTCCGCCGGGTAAACAGACCGCCTTTTATCACCCTCCGTTGACCattgataattttaattataaaaagcgTCTGTTTGTTGGGGTACATTTTTCTGCTTCCCTTTCTCATTCTTTGGCGCAACTGTGCAAACACTGGAACACCTCTTCTACGATAACAAGAACCGAGAGATACTTTTTCACCTTCTACGTTCTTTTTACATTCTACGTATAACGATGTTCGACAATTATTTAAATCGTTTCTCAACCCTCTGTGGCTCACATTATATTTGACTTCATAAATTGAAGCTAAGTCTTAACAAACACAAATGAACAACCATACCCACCCATACACTATTTCTGATTGATATTTCTAAATGATAAAATTAAATCAGACACGTAAAATTTTATAAAGTAAACTTGTTTCGTTATTGAGAAATTTCTCTGAAACGATACTGATCCTTCCAAGTCCCTGAGAATCCGTATATTCGTTCAGCGGAATGGGAATTTCGATGCTGCGCAAAGAGGGTTGCTCGGGTCGAATAAACAGGGCTGCAGCTTCGATACGACCTCGATTACAATGTATAATCTgtaccaaaaatattcgaacatcAATGTTTTGTATCTTGATCACGTATCttgattaaatataaaataaacaaaaagaaattttgtaacgaATACGAAGGGGGGTAATACGCTACAAGGATTTCAACCTCTCCTTTTCCCATTGACCAAAAAGTCTATCATCTGAATGGTACTTATCCttcaataaatattataatcatCAACGTTTCAATATTTCTATCTCGATTCATAATTTCTATGGGTGGGATTCTCAGATCCTCGAAACTTCAAATTTGTTTCTCGACTTCTTCTAGATCCCCACTCCCTTTGAGCTCTTCTAGATCCGTGCCCTTCGTTCGAGGGCAACTGTAGACCTCCGAAGACTAACATTTTCAGAAAGTTCAAGTTCTCTACGCGCATACTTTAACCCGTAAACAGCACAAAGGACATTTTCACGCAAATACGTATTGCCGCTTCGCACACAGACTCGATGGCTTCGATAGAGGcatcaaatatttatttagcGGCATGGCCTGACCAGGCCTCCTTTGCTCTGCAAATTTGAACAGTCCGCTCGAGGAGATTGTTGCGAGCTCGTGCGAAAGACGATCTCAATTACTGAGAATCTATCATTCTTCCATGGAGGAAACGCCATTGTCCTTGAGCCTCCATCGAAGAACATATCCTTTGCCAGGAACCGATTAAAGAGACTAGAGGCTCTTACAGACCTAGGGCCCCATTCCTCAAGGGGCCCAGGTTTCTCAAATAGTAAAACAAACGTTCATAAACAgtaacagaaaaattattttcgatttttcCAATGAATTCAATCACTTTTTAAATCTCGATGCTGCCCCTTGTAAAAATATCTACGAGGGTTGATCGAAAACTGTAAAATCGTTATAAGTTACGTAATTTTTGTAGATTTGTATTattctataattaaaatatattatcacaatattatattaaaatcagACGAGGCCAAATCTGTATACGAAATTACAAAGTAAGTTTTCATTGTTATTATAGCTTCTAAAAAACAAAACCCGGATGGCCCGAATTATTTGTCTGAATATATTGCGTTATAAACAACGTACACACGCGGGAAATTTAAATTGCAGTATACAAAGAATAATTATTACtcgaagaattttaatttttgatcaACCCTCTTAGAAATCTCAGAAATCGTCCAGCTTTCTTATCAAGGGAGCCCGGTTTCTCAGCTCAGGGCCCCAAAAAGCTTCGATTCGCGTGAAATTGTTATTAGCGTCGGTTCGGGGCTCATTACTCGAGCGACTCTCGTTCGTAGCGCAATATGATAAAGGGCGTCTATCTCGGAGTTTGTTTTAAAATATCCTCGAGGCTCGGAGGAAACGGGGCGAGGAGGGCGACAGGGGGGTTCCTCCGAGGATGAGGTAAGCAATTAAGCGTCGCCATCGGCCGTTGTATCTCGTTGTTTGTCTTCGGGATACCCCATCAACTGCCCTCTGTCTTCTTCCCGCCTTTCCAGCGAATTATCTGTCTGCGATTTATTCGCCAGCGCCAAGATGCAACTGTCTCACCTCCCCCCTACGTTACTTTGgaactttctttcttttccccGATGTTCTAATTTGCTCGAGACCGAGAGATGTTTGTCTTCCGGACGAATGGCTGTCGGGCATTAGGGCGGAGGCGTTTCGTCGTTTGTTTCTCTTTTCCTTTCTTTGACCGGTCGGTTCGGCTCGACTGATTTTGCGCAGCATCAACAACAGTTCGCGGAGCTAGGCATGAAGAAGCTGGAGCAGGCGATACAGCAGCTACAGGAACAGTTGCAGCTGAACGTGATTCAGCAGACGCATCTGTTGCAAACGGCCGACAAGAAGAAGGCCTCCGCCCCCCTTCAGCAACTGGTCCTCCAGCAGCAACGTTTGATACAGCAACTGCAGATCAGGCAGAGCCAGTATCTCATCCAACAGGGTTTGGGACTTCAGGGTCACAATCCTTCTTCAGGTACTTCTTTCGTTTTCGATGGTTCGTTTTTATGAAGGAAAATGAAATCTATTCACTTCTGGAAaacaaatttgtattaaatGGACTAATTACCATCTGCTGGAATACATTTTTATCAACGTCTAGGAATACCATAAATAGCATTTTTTTaagcatttaaattttatactcGATGAACATCTTGATCTTCTTTTCTCCATTAATATCTAGATGGTTGAAGCAGGGTTTAAAAACTGTTTATCGGTTTCATTTATTTACATTTGACATTTGGCAGATGATATAGTATTCGTATCGACTACAGAATTTGTATTTTTTCCTAAATGCCTATCAACTTCGAAAATGGAGAAGAAATTTAAGCAATTTAATAAAAACTGTAATTGCAACACTTCAAATGGAACACTTTAAAATAGCATTTTCCACTGTTTAATTTCATTCATTTTGTAAGCGAATTTTTAGCATCTTTTAACATTCTTTAGTATAATGTTCTCTAAACGACCTAAGAAAATTTGAAACTATGCTTCCGAGGCAATAAAATCGACTGCAATAGTACAAGAATAACACATTTAGAATTTATTATCAGTTTCTCAGATTTTGTTAGGACAACAGAATTTAACAAACGAAGAATTTATTCGGATACGAAATATGTTATATTATTACACGTGCTATGGTCAATAgaggcgcgcgcgcgcgtaatTCCCAAGGTAAGTTGATGTTGGGGGCGACCCCCTGATTTAAACAACAAGTCGGCACCCCTAACCGTCGTCCCCATTCTCGTGCACACCCATCCCCCTTTCTTCTCGAGCGATCTCCACCCCGCCACTTTCTCATTTTCCACTTCACCCTGGGCGAAACTTTCCACGTAGAAGTGTTTCGGTTGCGTCGGATCTCGTTCCGACGATGTTTTTCTTTCTGACGCGCGTGCACGGGGTTGCAGAGGCAGGGGCGGAATAATAGGACAGGGCTGCAAAAGCAGCAGGGACTCACGCCTCGAGTACTTCgaattcaaaaaaaaaaattcacgcgTGAAACAAACTTAGCCATCGTTTCCCACCGTTTGAACCTCCACCCTCTCTTCGTCATACGTTTTCCCTTTTGATCCTCCTCCGAAGACgtctttatattaattttaaatcataTATCAATAATCTCTTTCATAGcaatataatatatttgaataaatattctcTCTATTCTTTCAATTGTCCTACAGAAATGTTAAACACTGTTTGCACTGTTTAAATTCAAGACGATTTTGTTGTCTCATAAGCATTTTTCCATTGTCAGTACAGTAATTCTATAACATTGAAAACAcagtaaaaataaaacataacAGAATCGTAGtaagaaaataattatacagggtgttcgactatccctgggaaaaatttttacgggagattctagagcccaaaataagacgaaaatcaaggatactaatttcttgatagaggcttcgttaaaaagttatagaaacatttccgatcacacagtatattttcagtaagaaatttttttctcgaaagtacgtagaatttcgagggtatgcctaataaccaaaaatgattgtaattgacccccacaactaaaaataatttttttagaacgatatgaaatgtttctttttcgaagaaaaatttaggcagctactccctgtcgattttccttaaaaattcctttttcatttttagtaattttgtttgacgccctacagaaaagttgtctaatacttttttgtaggtactcatgagctctacttcagaaaaaagtttcattgaaatatattcacaattgtagaagttatggctgtttgaaaattggaccatttttatgggggttttctaactttacggggtcaaggagcaactttttcaatatttttgcgacttgtacatattcttcattaaaatacgcgtagtttgcgtttttaaacattaaaatcgtccaatccgttcagaagttatgacgttttaaagattcgcatgaaaattcgggcagacatttctggccagaaactatattttccgtaaggaatttttttctcgaaactgagtaggatttcgggggtatgtctgttcaccaaaaatgcttgcaattaacccctgcaactaaaaataatttttccaagacgtttcgaaagtctttttttttcacccaaaactttcagtacttactcgaatttttttctcgaaagtgggtaggatttcggaagtatgtgtattcaccaaaaatgattgtaattgacccctgcaaccgaaaataattttttcagaacgatttgaaatttttttttttgccgaaaaatttaggcacctaccccttgtcgattttttttaaaaattcgttttccatttttaataaatttggttggcattgtacagaaaagttgtttaacacttttctgtaggtatccatgagctctacttcaggaaaaagtttcattgaaatatattcactattctaggagttatagtcgtttgaaaattggaccatttttatggggtttttctaacattacgggatcaaggaacaacttttcgaatatttttataattgctacatattctacactaaaatacgcgttgtttgcattttgaaacattaaaatcgtccaatccgttcaggagttatggcgttttaaagtttcgcatgaaattttgaggtaacatttctggcttgaaattatattttcggtaaaggatttttttctcgaaaatggttaggatttcgagggtatgtctattgaccaaaaattattgtaattgacccctgcaaccgaaaataatttttccagaatgatttgaaacttctcaattttcagggtaacagacagttatggtcagacattatattttcagtaatgaatttttttctcgaaaatagttaggatttcgagggtatgtctattcacaaaaaatgattgtaattgacccgccaatcaaaagtaattttttcagaataatttggaattttttaatttaatgttttaataactttctaacgaagccacaatcaacaaattgatattcttgattttcatcttattttggcctctagaatctcccataaaatttttttcaggaatggccgaacaccctatatattacTAAAAATTCACAAAATGTATTTATCGATACGTTATGTTAAATATTCTTTATGAAGCTGTATCAAGTATCATAATACGTTATAACTAGATTttgaaattaatgaaatggaagcttcgtaaagagttgtctcaacccctaaatataatcattcatatttttgtatattaaatGCTTTCtgcagttttttgagaattaaaatttcccataaatgcataaacatctacAGTCTAGTTATTACAATTGAAGCTGTACATAGTATTAAATCGTGCCTGTGAACACATTAACGAcggggcatttttattaaaactttcctatactgatgattttaatgatatagaattccttcaacatgtgtatactaggaatatgataaatatttttgtatattccATTTCAAGAGTTATATGTGGATAATAGAATCTTTTGTCCTGTGTTATTGTAGAAATTACTAGAGAAACACACGCTTGTCATAAACGAGAATGCTCGTTTTTCGTCGCTAATGTGTTAACTTTGTTGTACATCGAGTTAATTCTGTCCAGAACTGAAACTAAAGACTAAAATGGTGAACAGGTCTGCAACCAGGGGAGGGTCTGCCGATATGGAAGTCAGAGACGCCGGACGTCCCGGAATCCCACCAGAACTCCAACGTTCCGAAATCCGGGTCCGGACTGAACGGTAAAGAGAATTTCTCCATCGGTCGAATTCCCCCTCCACGTTCACGATTATACTTTCGTTTTCTTTGCCGCGCTCTCTTTTTATTTTCACTTTACGTTACAAATACGACACACGTTTCCGGACTATCGCAGGACTTCTGAATTCGACAGTGTCGAGTCGGCGGTCGGAGATGAATGGCACCACGCCGCTGGACGAGAAACCGTTGGACGTTTCCTCCAACGACAAGGCTCACCCTCTCTACGGCCATGGGGTCTGCAAGTGGCCGGGCTGTGAAGTTATTTGTGAAGACTATCAAGCATTCCTTAAGTGAGTCCATTTTATTTCGCCCGTGTTCCTAAACTTACGTCTCGAAGTTGCTCGCTGAAATACTCACTCGCCCGCCATTATTGAATCGACCATCTCGcggatttttcttattttaaaacaatattgaGTGCTGGACAGTTTTAGATCGTAACAAAAACAGATTTTAAATTGTATTAAACTTCTTGCTTGCGAACGGAAATGTAacgtttgaattttttaaacttttGGAAGCCGATTTGCGAGTTTGAAATATTTCTTAGACTAAATGTAGCTTGACGATCTTGCTCGCTTCCTACTGCGAACGAATCTTCTAATCTAAAAATGGAGGGCATTCAACTTTTGAAACGACCTCGTGAAAATGATTCCAAGACCTTTTTTCGCGAAGTTAGAATAATGCAAATATTGACGACGTTTTTAATTCCCTTTATTGTGTCGATTcccttcaaatatttttatgcaTTTCCGAAACGGTCCTCGGAATTTTTTCCACCCTTTCCAAGTGGATGTCAACCGTTAAAAAAATTACTCTCATTTTCATAAAAATCAACGcgagttaaaaattaaaattttaatgaaaataagTGATCCTCGCAATCAAAatggtattttacaggataatatatttaattgttTTAATAATCCGTGTCGAAAAACCCGAGCCTCGGAGGTTTGACAGGGTAGCGCGATTAAATCATAGTCACAGTGCACTTTTAATCTGATCCCGCTGGCTCGAGATCTCGGATGTGCAACCGGAATGTAGGTAAATCCGTCGTGCACTGTCGGGATCCTTGGAACGGTGGAAAGAGTAGAAACGGAAAGAATAAAGTCGGCAATTTCGTTCCCGTGGAATGAGTTAGAAAGGCATCGGGGGGTTGAGAAAGGGACGGGGGGGAAAAGAAGCGTAGAAAAATCACCGGAGTCAGCGTATCGCATTGACATCCGGCACCTTCGCCATCGGTTTCAAACCTGCCAGCTTCGTCCCCCCCCAAAGCCCCGTTTGTTCGTCCCTTAGTAATCACGCAGACCGTCGCCGCAAACTCCCTCAAACAAGCCGTTACTTAAAAAAGGAacggaaaaaaaaggaaaacgcTAATTACCTTTGTCTCATTAATATTCACGACATTCGACCGCATCGTTATGCCTCACGGTTCTAATCCCCTTCCCCGTGGCCCCTTCTTCCTTCGGTCCCGTAGACATTCCCGCATTCTTGGTCTTAACCAGCCCTCCCTTCGTGCTTTCTTCACCCTCTTTCACCCCTGGCGATACAACGAGCAGGTCCGTCCCAGCGACGAAGAAGGATTACGGAAATTCTTAAATACGGAATCTTGTTGGCACCCCCCTCGATTCTTTCGGTGGTCCACGGTTTGGGTGACAAACGCTTTGCTCGTAATATCGTGTAGCTTTGATTCCGTGATAAACGCCCCCCAAAGGGGGGCAACGTAATTCCGTTTGCGTCTCCAGAACGTACAAAAGCAAGAAATCTGAAATCCATGCGTTACAGATTCTTATAAAAAGATTTTAAGTGCATTTTTCTGAATATTAATATCTGTGTTTTCGATTTAATTCGTGTAGTGTAGTATCCTCCAAACAGGTTGGGACCAAACTTATGTTACATATTACTGAGGTTAGATAAATAAAGGAAGTTCGTATAATTTATTGAAAagatatttattatttgttgTGTCAGTTATAAGAAATGTTCCACAATTCCTTCCACTGCAAGAATGCAAGCTTCCTTTCGTCGAATCAGTGATCGTCGAACTTTCAAACATTCCATTTGCATTGGAAATAATAGTAAATGCATTTTGAACACATTCCCGATCGAACATTTCTTATAACTGTCACAACCAATTATAAACATcttgtattatttaaataaagcatTTCCAAACATAAGTTTATACGAACTTTTCTCATCTATTTGATCTCAGTAACAACTAGTATGAGTGTTTGGTTGGCTCGTATATTTAAGGCGACTTAAACTTCAATTTAATGCCTACTGGATCaaataaaaatcgaacgacTCTGTTTGGGCTTGCAAATTGAGACGCTTTGTATTGTTTGATATCATTTGATAATGTTTGATACCTATAAACCATATCTTCTCGCGAATAGTATACTGTGTGTTACTGAGATGTCAGTTGAGACATCACAGAAACCAGAGGGGTACTGTTTAACACCGTTTGATAACGTTTGATACCTATAAACTAAATCTTCTCGCGGATAGTGTATTATCCGTTACTGAAATGTAAATTAAGACGACACAGAAGCCAGAGGGGTACTGTTTAACACCGTTTGATAACGTTTGGTACCTATAAACTAAATGTTCTCGCGAATGGTGTACTGTGCGTTACTGAAATGTCAATTGAGACGTCACAGAAGCCAGAGGGATACTGTTTGACACCGTTTGATAACGTTTGATGCCTATAAACCATATCTTCTCGCGGATAGTGTACTATGTGTTACTAAGATGTCAATTGAGACGTCACAGAAGCCAGAGGGATACTGTTTGACGCCGTTTGATAATATTTGATGCCTATAAACTAAATTTTCTCGCGGATAATGTATTGTGGTATTAAGTGGGGGTGGAACACGAAACGATGTTGCAGGCACTTGAACACGGAGCATACGCTGGACGATAGATCGACGGCGCAGGCACGAGTTCAAATGCAAGTGGTCTCCCAGCTGGAGATTCAATTGCAGAAGGAACGGGACCGGCTAACCGCCATGATGCACCATCTGCACGTGGCGAAACAAATGGCGTCCCCGGAACCACCAAAGTCGTCCGAGTCGTCGGTGAGTTTTCGATACTACGATTAGAGACAGGACTTGATTCGCCTACTCGCGACCCTTTCTGACGGGACACTCAATGGCCAACGTTTAAAAATACGTCTGTTATAAATACACGATGGCTACTCTAATCTCAGAACCACACATTTTCAGTATTTTCGTCTTTGAACTCCTATTCTACCTAGCCACAGTGGTCTGATCTTTCTGAAACTCAATATTTAAAGTTTTCCAAGGTCGCTGATGTCGAATCTGAAGTCAGAAATTTCATGAAACATTGTAGAGTGGTCTGAAAAGCAATTCGTATCGTTTCTTCAATAGAAATTTCTGTTGGTAGCTGAGATAGAGTCACAGTGTTCATTTAAAAGGAACATTTTCAGAAATATGAAAATTAGAAGCTCGACGTCTGGTCAGGAATAATTGCTCTTCAGACTATCGTGACTAAGAACAGGATGCGCCTGAGATGAAAAAAGAATTAACAAGTTTCTCGCTGCACGGATTCGAAGGAGGTCGATAAAATTAAACCGAACTAATTCGGTCGTTCCCAGAGTAGATGTTCGTGTGCTCCCAGCGTTATGGGAGCCGTCAAAAGTTGCTCGATCGGAAGTTACTCGCGGAAAACAGTATGTCACGCGTCGTGCAGGCGAGATATATGGGAGCAATAATCGTACAGCGGATACTTGGCGGTCTCTCGTCGAATGTTTCCGCGGTAGAGGGGTGCCAGAGTCCCCGGAAAAACGATCCGTACGATCGTGTCGCGATGTAAACTCTTCTGGTAGGAGCACGACCGAGAGAGTCGTAAAGCCAGATTTCCACGACGCAACCGAGGGGGGCGGGAGAAGGGGGCGGAGGAAATTTTACGAGTTTCAACGTGGCTAACAACAACGCCAGTTTCAGTTTTAACGCGCCGTCGAGTAGACTCGCTAATTTATACATAAAGTTTGCATTAATAATTCATCGGGTTCTCGTTGATTTTATATCGCCTTAATTAAAACCTCT
The window above is part of the Colletes latitarsis isolate SP2378_abdomen chromosome 2, iyColLati1, whole genome shotgun sequence genome. Proteins encoded here:
- the Foxp gene encoding forkhead box transcription factor P isoform X14 → MDHDTDGDGAINLSTSQRPSAATTPNGDTPSYGQDQQDNDQATSLFAALKQQQQQPRDSVPPSRERENRERDRLSVRGRESNRNNEICGGAVDQHQQQQQQQQQQDLTIEYQSNGKLSPAGHAVTTAPMTQQKQPIITQQSQQPSSGAPGPQPSPHQSPQAPQRGSPPNPSQGPPPGGPPGAPPSQNPSQMMLSPASGIHQMQQLLQQHILSPTQLQSFMQQHTLYLQQQQQQHHQDSLEHASNQDRFGYFSSLKDHQQQFAELGMKKLEQAIQQLQEQLQLNVIQQTHLLQTADKKKASAPLQQLVLQQQRLIQQLQIRQSQYLIQQGLGLQGHNPSSGLQPGEGLPIWKSETPDVPESHQNSNVPKSGSGLNGLLNSTVSSRRSEMNGTTPLDEKPLDVSSNDKAHPLYGHGVCKWPGCEVICEDYQAFLKHLNTEHTLDDRSTAQARVQMQVVSQLEIQLQKERDRLTAMMHHLHVAKQMASPEPPKSSESSVFLRTPHCFLQTGSSIPKLNLSTALMSQPPPNFGVSQVSPVSMSALVSAVRSPVGGQLPSSAGGAPMPPIPNMSNMSGMPPLPNMPGSIPTMPTMPSMAGPIRRRISDKSALSLAGGLYDEGTVRRRVAVDRSGIDINEEIQRNREFYKNADVRPPFTYASLIRQSIIESPEKQLTLNEIYNWFQNTFCYFRRNAATWKNAIRTNLSLHKCFVRYEDDFGSFWMVDDAEFVKRRHLSRGRPRKYDPTPSPTPPHLSAQGVPSKSPTLTHSPTMYGDALNANLQYFQAALGDSNMGFLSNSMCTSTTTSPDKEHVLAHNDLMSPLDEPAVHIKQEGQSPEGGKLTRLIKRELVDAPVEQEGEEDQVDEREYPESHGHDSGQDEDMAEDLSMAPDIMTPEDQIEA